GGTGATCAACCCTGAGGATTCCCATGTTGGCCCCTCTCCTCCTTCCACCCTGCTTAATCACATCCGTGGCTGTGTCGAAAACCCTCATGAAAGAAACGGGGCCGGACGCTATGCCTTTCGTAGATTTAACCAAGTCTCCCTTGGGCCTAAGCCTGGAGAAGGAGAACCCTGTTCCACCGCCGCTCTTATGAACCAACGCCATATACTTTAACGCGTCGAATATGCTTTCCATCGAATCCTCAACCGGTATGACGAAGCATGCTGAGAGTTGCCCGATATCGGTTCCAGCGTTCATCAAGGTGGGGGAGTTCGGTAGAAACTCAAGGTTGGCCATGACGTTGTAGAACTCCTCCTCCACCGCTTTCACGTCGGCTTCAGGGTCGTATCGCCGATCAACCGCAGCGATGGCTTTAGCCACCCTCCTAAACATCTGGGCGGGGGTCTCAACAACCCTGCCCTCCTCGTCCTTCAGCAAATATCTTCTCTCAAGGACGCTGACGGCGTTGAGCGAAAGCTTAAGCTCATCCTTAACCCCTATAAAGGACTTTACCCTTCTGATCTCAGCCCTCTTCTCACGGTAGAGGATGTAGGCCTTCGCCACATCGGCGTATCCTTCATCTATGAGCACTTCCTCGACAATGTCTTGAACGTCCTCAACGCCAGGGATTTGCTCCTTAAACCTTTCCGAAAGGAGTTGAACAACCTTATCCGTAAGCCTTGAGACGACGCCTTCGTCACCGCCTTTAACCGCCGCGAAGGCCTTTCTGATAGCGTTCGTGATCTTATCGGGCTCGAAGTCTACTATTCGACCATCCCTTTTCTGAATCTTCTTAACGGTAAACATCCCGGTTACTTTACCTCCGTGAACGTAATGGTTATCGGATGGGAATGTGCTTTTGGAATTTAAAAGCTTTCTAGTACTGTTTGGCGGATGGGTTTGGGTTTAGGCTTAAAGGTAGGCTTTACAGCCACCTCCCGCTCTACGGCTAACTCTTCGAGCGACGCTTTAACCCTCCTCCAGTATCCTTCGTCATTAAGCTTACGTAGAATCTCGGTTGTGTATAAATTCAGCTTCAACAGCGGCCGTCTCATCCTGTCCATGACTCCCCTCTTAAGGTTTAACCGATCGTAGAGAACTTCGCCGCCGGATTTCTCCGCTAGGTTAACGATTTCAATCATAGTTTTCCGGTCATCGTTCACCATGGGGATGATGGGACCGTAAAATATCCATGTTTTAAACCCCTTTTCAAACGCCTTCATCAAACCCTCCCTTCTCGCCCCCGGCCTAGGGGCGTTGGGCTCCAATAAACTCGCGAGGCGGTCATCCATCGTTGTTATGGTAAACCCTATATCAACGGTTCCAGGATCCATTAACGGTAGATCCCTGACGACAAGATCCGATTTCGTTTGAATCGAAACGTGGAGCCTCGCCTCGGAGAGCAATTCCAAGCAGCCTCTGGTCAACCGCAGTTTCTGCTCAACCGGCTGGTATGGATCCGTAACCGTGCCGAGGCCGACGATGCCTGGCTTCACCTCTTTAAGGTCTGTTTTAAGGGCTTCAAGCAGGTTCTCCTTTACGTCGACGAAGCTGCCCCAGCTTCTATCCCAGATCCTGAGAGTGGAGGGAGCGTAGCAGTATCGGCATCCATGTTGGCAGCCGATGTAAGGGTTTAAAGCGTAGTCTAAGCCAGGTAGTCCGCTCCTGTTTAAGGCTCTGCGACACTTCACCCAAGTCACAAGCGCTTGGTCATCCATTTCCCAGGAACCTTTCCAAACGAATCTGACCCCTTAAGTTTTTCAACAATTTGCTGGCCTGCGTCCACCTTTCCAACGATATGGTAAGCTTGCTCATCGCGTACCTGACGGCGTCTAGGTGATTGTCGAAGACTTCGGGCTTCGTGTTCATTGTGGCCCTTAGGCTTTCTCTCACGTTCCAAACTCCTACAGGCAACGTGTACCCGGGGTGGATTTCCCTGAGGGCTAGGACGGAGGCCTGTCTCCTCTCCTTGACTAACGCTTCAGCGACGGCTAGACGGGCTGAGTAGTAGCAGCCTCCCACCTCGGCGTAGGTGGTTCTTCCCCAGTATCCTTCATAGTCTCCCATGAGCTCCGCTTGGCTTCCTGACATGTTCCATGTGGTGCCGGGAAACCAAGCTTCAATCCACTCGAACTCCCATCCTGATGGAGAAAGCAATACCACGTACCTGTTATCTAAATATTTGAAGTAGTGGACTCTGTATTCATCGATTGTGGGGAAGCTTTTGATCTGGTTGATCAGTTTTTTAGAGACAGCGTCGTCTACGGCGGTGATGCTCCACCGTGTGGGAACAAGCTTTCTGTCGGGTCGAACGCCCAGCATGCCTACGCTGAGGCATCTCTGTATCTTCGTGACGGGTACACCGTCCAGGTAAAGCCTCCAGACGGCTTCTGAGGCCTTTAAATCCGGGTCATTGAAGGCCTTCTCAACCCTAAAGTCGGACTTTACGTTTCCCGTTTTAAAGTCAAGGAGTGGAGCTGATGGGCCGAAGGGTGGGGAAAACTCACTTAACACCATGACAGCACTTGGCCTCCTCTTAAAATGGGCCTCGGTGTCTACCGGTTCACAGGCCATGGCGAGCTCCTGTAAGCTGGATATGAAGCGGTTTTCCTGCACCTTGAGAACATTCACCCTACTCTTCCCCCTCACCAAGGCGTATCTGAAATCCATAATCTCCTCGATGCTCCTACCCATCCAGCGTTCAGGCTCATCCAGGATCGCCGTGTTCCCCTTCAAGGGAGGGATCATCGGGCCAACATACACCTTAGGATACCCCGCTCTGCCGACAAACACGGACGGAGGGGATGAGCCCTCGATCAGATTGGAGTCTAGTAAACCACGATACTTTGACGCGACGTTCAGCTTCAACAATAAGGGGCATATCAACCCTCCGCACAGCATCTTCCCTCCCCTACATGAAAGGCAAAGAGACCTTTCAACACTCATGGCCCAGACGCCTCAGCCAACTAAGCCCATCCGCATAATGGGGTGAAACCCTTGAAAACGCATTCCTAAATCTAAAGTAACGGAGGAGTTCAAGGATTTAAGCTGTGCTCCCCCTGCCCCTCACACCATAGCGGAGGAATTAATTGTTAAAACGGTTTAACCCATCAACCTGTTTAAACCAGAATTTACTAGAGGGGCGTTGAGGTTATTTATGGGAGTGAGCTCAAACTATATTGGTGTGTATCCCGTTTGGGTGTGGATTTAGCCGATATCGTATCTAGGCGTAAAGTTTCCTTAGAGGAGTTATCGGGTAAAAGCGTGGCCGTGGACGGTTACAACGCGCTGTACCAGTTCCTCTCCATCATCAGAGGCGTCGCCGGGGAGCCTTTGATGGATAGGTCTGGAAGGGTGACGAGTCATTTAAGCGGTCTATTCTACAGGACGGTTAACTTGGTCGAGAAGGGGATCAAGCTGGTTTACGTGTTCGATGGAAAGCCTCCAGCCTTGAAGGAGGCCGAGTTAAAGTATAGGATGGCTGTTAAAGATGAGGCCGTTGTAAAGTATAAGGAGGCTTTAAGAAGGGGCGAGTTGGATGAGGCTCGAAAATATGCTCAGATGACTTCGAGGCTTAAAGACGAAATGGTGGAGGACGCTAAAAGGTTGATTTCGCTCCTAGGCGTACCGTGGGTTCAAGCCCCCTCCGAGGGGGAGGCCCAAGCGGCTTACATGGCGTTTAAAGGAGATGTGTGGGCTGCTTCAAGTCAAGATTACGATTCCCTGTTGTTTAACGCTCCCAGGTTGGTGAGAAACCTCACGTTAACGGGTAGAAGGAAGCTGCCTGGAAAGAACATATATGTTGAAGTGGAGCCTGAGATCGTTGAGCTCAATCAGGTTTTAGATGAGCTGGGAATCACAAGGGAACAGCTTGTCGACCTAGGCATCCTCATCGGCACGGATTTTAACCCTGAAGGCGTGAAGGGCCTGGGACCCAAAACGGCTTTGAAGCTTTTAAAGGAGTACAAGAGCATCGAGTCCATTCAAGCGAGCAGGCCTATGGATTTACCGTTCAACTTAGAGGAGATTCGAAGCATATTCCTACGCCCAGAAGTGACGGATGATTACAGGCTTGAGTGGACGCCTCCGCGATCAGAGGAGGTCGTGAAATTCCTATGCGGTGAAAGGGACTTCAACGAGTCCAGGGTGAGAAACGCGTTAACCCGGTTGGCGGACGCGTGGAAACGGGTGAAGGAGAAGAGAACCCTGGAATCCTACTTCTAAGAGCCGAAACCGTAGTCCCCCATTAATGGAACGAAAGCGCATCCGCCATGACTCCTCACCTTTACTCTACCAGAGGCCTCTTTCCTCACCGTTAACAGCTCCTGAAAACCATATTGTCCGCCCACGGGCAAGACCAGCAGCCCACCCTCCTTCAGCTGCTCGATTAACGGTGGAGGAATCCTAGGCGCGGCCGCTGTGACCAGGATCCTATCGTAGGGAGCGGCGTCCGGATATCCCCTGGATCCGTCGCCTTGAATAACGGTTACCCTGCTTGAGTAGCTTGTTTCCCTCAGGTTTTTCTCAGCCATCTTCACCAGCTCGGGTAGGATCTCCACCGTGTAAACATGTCCCAGGTTTACTGCGTCCTTTGGCGCCACTATCTCAGCGATCGTCGCCGCGTGGTACCCGCTGCCAGCTCCAATCTCCAGAACCCTGTTTCCAACCTCAAGGCTCAATAACTCGTTCATCATGGCCACCATATGTGGGGCGCTGATGGTTTTCCCATAGCCGATAGGCAGGGGAGTATCGACGTAGGATTGGCGCCTAAGCTCTGGAGGAACAAATTTCTCTCTGGGAACCCTCATCATGGCCCTTATAACTGGCTTCGACCTTAAAACCCCCTCAGCGATTAACCTCTCCACTAAGCTTTTTCTCTCAGTAAACATGTTATCGGTCATCGAGTTCAAGAGATACTGGAGGAGACAGGGGTTAATGAGGGTTATGGATTATTTGGACGCCCGCGGCCACCCTTTGATCGTGGCCACTCATCCCACCACCTTTGAGGTTACGAAGAATAGTTGGTTGACGAGCCGAGGATCCTGCATCATAGGCGTGAAAGCTTCTAAGGCGGCGTTGGAGCTCTCAGAGGATTTCAAAAGGATGGCTTCCATGGATGGGTCGAGAATTAAAGTAGTGTTGGAGGCGGATGGGGTGAAGGAGGAGGCTCATGGAGTGGGGTGCTCTAAACTTGGCTTTACGGATGGCGGGAGCCTGGTGGCCCGTAAAAGCGTTTATACTTGCGGGAGGACTTTAATGATTCGATCTGACAAAGCTGCGGCGGACCTCACAAGGTCGCTTATCTCAATGTTGAAGAGCTCCAGCGCGAGGCTGGAAATCGAGATCACAGTGGAGCTTTAACCCGTTGAACACGGTAGTACTACATTCGATCAATAAACCTTTATATTACGGTGAAAAGCTTCTTGGTGGAGGTTTCGGATAAGAATGCCTTTCATAGGCCCCTGGGAAATCGCCCTAATAATAATCGTGGTGTTAATCATCTTTGGGCCGAAGAAGCTACCTGAGCTAGCGAAGTCCATCGGATCCGCTATAAGGCAGTACAAGCAGGCTACAGAAGGGTTTCTAGGCGAAACGGAGACAACTTCACCTAAGGCTGTTGAATCCAAGGATGAGAGGCTGATTCTGCTGGAAACC
The genomic region above belongs to Candidatus Bathyarchaeia archaeon and contains:
- the fen gene encoding flap endonuclease-1; this translates as MGVDLADIVSRRKVSLEELSGKSVAVDGYNALYQFLSIIRGVAGEPLMDRSGRVTSHLSGLFYRTVNLVEKGIKLVYVFDGKPPALKEAELKYRMAVKDEAVVKYKEALRRGELDEARKYAQMTSRLKDEMVEDAKRLISLLGVPWVQAPSEGEAQAAYMAFKGDVWAASSQDYDSLLFNAPRLVRNLTLTGRRKLPGKNIYVEVEPEIVELNQVLDELGITREQLVDLGILIGTDFNPEGVKGLGPKTALKLLKEYKSIESIQASRPMDLPFNLEEIRSIFLRPEVTDDYRLEWTPPRSEEVVKFLCGERDFNESRVRNALTRLADAWKRVKEKRTLESYF
- a CDS encoding twin-arginine translocase TatA/TatE family subunit, which produces MPFIGPWEIALIIIVVLIIFGPKKLPELAKSIGSAIRQYKQATEGFLGETETTSPKAVESKDERLILLETAKKLGIQTEGKTPEEISEEIVKKTQTKRTRRTRKPEQAGGEAR
- a CDS encoding DUF371 domain-containing protein, coding for MRVMDYLDARGHPLIVATHPTTFEVTKNSWLTSRGSCIIGVKASKAALELSEDFKRMASMDGSRIKVVLEADGVKEEAHGVGCSKLGFTDGGSLVARKSVYTCGRTLMIRSDKAAADLTRSLISMLKSSSARLEIEITVEL
- a CDS encoding protein-L-isoaspartate(D-aspartate) O-methyltransferase; amino-acid sequence: MTDNMFTERKSLVERLIAEGVLRSKPVIRAMMRVPREKFVPPELRRQSYVDTPLPIGYGKTISAPHMVAMMNELLSLEVGNRVLEIGAGSGYHAATIAEIVAPKDAVNLGHVYTVEILPELVKMAEKNLRETSYSSRVTVIQGDGSRGYPDAAPYDRILVTAAAPRIPPPLIEQLKEGGLLVLPVGGQYGFQELLTVRKEASGRVKVRSHGGCAFVPLMGDYGFGS
- a CDS encoding radical SAM protein, producing MDDQALVTWVKCRRALNRSGLPGLDYALNPYIGCQHGCRYCYAPSTLRIWDRSWGSFVDVKENLLEALKTDLKEVKPGIVGLGTVTDPYQPVEQKLRLTRGCLELLSEARLHVSIQTKSDLVVRDLPLMDPGTVDIGFTITTMDDRLASLLEPNAPRPGARREGLMKAFEKGFKTWIFYGPIIPMVNDDRKTMIEIVNLAEKSGGEVLYDRLNLKRGVMDRMRRPLLKLNLYTTEILRKLNDEGYWRRVKASLEELAVEREVAVKPTFKPKPKPIRQTVLESF
- a CDS encoding Nre family DNA repair protein; this translates as MSVERSLCLSCRGGKMLCGGLICPLLLKLNVASKYRGLLDSNLIEGSSPPSVFVGRAGYPKVYVGPMIPPLKGNTAILDEPERWMGRSIEEIMDFRYALVRGKSRVNVLKVQENRFISSLQELAMACEPVDTEAHFKRRPSAVMVLSEFSPPFGPSAPLLDFKTGNVKSDFRVEKAFNDPDLKASEAVWRLYLDGVPVTKIQRCLSVGMLGVRPDRKLVPTRWSITAVDDAVSKKLINQIKSFPTIDEYRVHYFKYLDNRYVVLLSPSGWEFEWIEAWFPGTTWNMSGSQAELMGDYEGYWGRTTYAEVGGCYYSARLAVAEALVKERRQASVLALREIHPGYTLPVGVWNVRESLRATMNTKPEVFDNHLDAVRYAMSKLTISLERWTQASKLLKNLRGQIRLERFLGNG